A region of Beijerinckia sp. 28-YEA-48 DNA encodes the following proteins:
- a CDS encoding ABC transporter substrate-binding protein, producing MYIRGLQVRGLQALILAGAFICTGPASAQKAKDTVRIGFYEPIGSVLIYDDPQPQNAFVTRAAFDTLICYAPESKSFVPSLAKAWRQPDDKTLEFDLRDDVKFHDGAPLTAEDVAYTLNWLIDPASPYRFKENFSWVKEATVVSPLTVRIAFREINPTALSRLATSLFILPKHVHEALADKATFGRRTPIGTGPYRVAGVDLAKGIVLTRATAYPQASPCKPAATVNRIEGLPMPDVQTQAAQMITGGLDVMRISTREAGETFEHDKRFVMTSIDGMMVQYISFDAANRSGNPILSDVRVRRALVQAIDRQAIATSVTPGQKPPLKTDALCFPVQIACAWNTVPPAFDRAAAKKLLVEAGYPNGFELELTAFASAAQLAEAIAGEFHKIGVRAKVSPVTLAAYRQKQRDGKLQAVVALWTSGGLPDSSSTVDFLFAKGPRDFSRDGLIHQLADEAMHTNDEAARKSLYARIYDRVNEQAYVLPISGRPDVFVHLNELNIGPGSLSPYSIEANEFRWK from the coding sequence ATGTACATCCGTGGGTTGCAGGTGCGTGGGTTGCAGGCGTTGATTTTGGCTGGCGCATTCATATGCACCGGCCCGGCCAGCGCCCAAAAGGCCAAGGACACGGTTCGGATCGGTTTTTACGAGCCGATCGGCAGCGTCCTGATCTATGACGACCCCCAACCGCAAAACGCCTTCGTCACCCGCGCCGCCTTCGACACGCTGATCTGCTATGCGCCGGAGAGCAAAAGCTTCGTGCCGAGCCTTGCCAAAGCCTGGCGACAGCCCGACGACAAGACCCTGGAATTCGACCTGCGCGACGACGTGAAATTCCACGATGGCGCGCCGCTCACTGCCGAGGACGTCGCTTACACCCTGAACTGGCTGATCGATCCGGCCTCGCCCTATCGCTTCAAGGAGAATTTCTCCTGGGTGAAAGAGGCGACCGTGGTCAGCCCGCTGACGGTGCGCATCGCCTTCCGCGAGATCAATCCGACAGCACTGTCGCGGCTCGCCACCAGCCTGTTCATCCTGCCCAAACATGTGCATGAGGCGCTGGCCGACAAGGCGACGTTCGGTCGCCGCACGCCCATCGGCACCGGCCCCTATCGTGTCGCGGGCGTCGATCTCGCCAAGGGTATCGTGCTGACACGCGCCACAGCCTATCCGCAGGCGAGCCCGTGCAAGCCGGCAGCGACCGTCAACCGGATCGAAGGACTGCCGATGCCCGATGTGCAGACGCAAGCCGCGCAGATGATCACCGGCGGTCTCGACGTGATGCGCATCTCGACGCGCGAAGCCGGCGAGACCTTCGAGCACGACAAGCGCTTCGTCATGACCTCCATCGACGGCATGATGGTGCAGTACATCTCGTTCGACGCGGCCAACCGCTCGGGCAATCCGATCCTGTCGGACGTGCGTGTGCGCCGCGCCTTGGTCCAGGCCATCGATCGGCAGGCGATCGCCACCAGTGTGACGCCGGGCCAAAAACCGCCGCTGAAGACCGACGCCCTGTGTTTCCCCGTGCAGATCGCCTGCGCCTGGAACACGGTGCCGCCAGCCTTCGATCGGGCCGCCGCCAAGAAGCTATTGGTGGAAGCCGGCTATCCCAACGGCTTCGAACTGGAACTCACCGCCTTCGCCTCCGCCGCCCAATTGGCGGAAGCCATCGCTGGCGAGTTTCACAAGATTGGCGTGCGCGCCAAGGTGAGCCCGGTGACCTTGGCCGCCTATCGGCAGAAACAACGCGACGGCAAACTGCAGGCGGTGGTGGCTTTGTGGACCTCGGGCGGCCTGCCCGATTCCTCCTCGACCGTCGATTTCCTCTTCGCCAAGGGGCCACGCGACTTCTCCCGCGATGGCCTCATCCACCAATTGGCGGATGAAGCGATGCACACCAATGACGAAGCGGCGCGCAAATCGCTCTATGCGCGGATTTACGACCGCGTCAACGAACAGGCTTATGTGCTGCCCATCTCCGGCCGGCCTGACGTCTTCGTCCATTTGAACGAACTGAATATCGGACCAGGATCGCTCAGCCCTTACAGCATCGAGGCCAACGAGTTCCGCTGGAAATAA
- a CDS encoding heme-binding protein has protein sequence MASRHVNRLLQSLGLLVLCAGSAAAQDATFTVKQLTLESALKIAQGALETCRKQGFQVAVAVVDRAGVTQVLLRDRLAGPHTIEVAANKAWTAVSFRLDTLQLTEATAAGGLSGLRSIRRFVAVGGGVPVEAGGSVLGAVGVSGGPGGQADDACARAGFEAVRADLEF, from the coding sequence ATGGCTTCGAGACACGTGAACCGCCTCCTGCAAAGCCTTGGCTTGCTCGTGCTTTGCGCCGGCTCCGCCGCCGCGCAGGACGCAACATTCACGGTGAAGCAGTTGACGCTTGAAAGCGCGCTCAAGATTGCGCAGGGCGCGCTCGAGACCTGCCGCAAGCAGGGCTTTCAGGTGGCGGTGGCGGTTGTCGACCGCGCCGGCGTGACGCAAGTGCTGCTGCGCGACCGCCTTGCCGGGCCGCATACGATCGAGGTCGCCGCCAACAAGGCCTGGACGGCCGTCAGCTTCCGCCTCGATACACTGCAATTGACGGAAGCGACCGCCGCCGGTGGGCTGTCGGGCTTGCGTTCGATCAGGCGCTTCGTCGCGGTCGGCGGTGGCGTGCCGGTGGAAGCGGGCGGCAGCGTGCTCGGCGCAGTGGGTGTTTCGGGTGGTCCTGGTGGCCAAGCGGACGATGCCTGCGCCCGCGCCGGTTTTGAGGCCGTGCGCGCCGATCTCGAGTTCTGA